The genomic window AGTGAGTCAAAATTTAACAAAACCTCGATGTTGCCAATAATTTTACCATCACGTATTACGTTTGAGACAGCCCTTATATGCGTTCCAGCATACCACGCCTCGATGCCGACCATGGGCTTGTTTTGATGCCTTGACTCTTGCACTAAAAACCTACTACTAGCGATCATATCGCCATATCTGTTTAGATCCCAACTCCTTACATAGCTTTTTAGATCTTTATCATAAATATGAAGCTTAATGTTGTTATACATCGATGCTGCGCCAAGGGTTTTGGTTAAATTTTCGATATTTTTTATACATTCATCGCGGCTTTGCCCTAGCAAGCACATTTGTATAGACTCATTTTGAGCAAGCAGGATAGAGATCGCCATTGATGAAAATTTCTCATCATCTATACTTTTATTAAGCTGTTTTACCTGGTAATCGAAAAAGACTCGCATATTATTTTGCATCTTTTCAGCCATATAAGAGCTGTAAAGAAAGTAAAAAAGCCCTCCAAGTACTATGATAAAGATAAAAACGATATAGAAATTAAGATATTTTTTATATTTATTCAAAACTAGCCCTTAACTTTTCTTCTAAAAATTTTGCAAATTTCTTAAATTCTGGCAACACAAGCTCACTTTTTCTTTTTGGATTAGCCCAAACGCTATCTGGGAAAAATGCGTCATCACTAAATCTAGCAATAACATGAATATGCACGTGTGGCACGTAGTTTCCAAAGCTTGCAATGTTTATTTTGGTTGGTTTATAAAACTCAAGCATCGCCTTTTCAGCTACTAGCATCGCTTCAAATAGCCTTGCCCTACTCGCTTCATCGCAATCGCTTAGCTCACGAAATGGCTTAATGGTAAAAATTTTTATCCATGGAAGTTCGTTGTCTTCACGCTCGATTTTTATAAATTTATCTTCATAGATCATATTTGTTCCTATTTTTTATACAAAATTTCTCTCTCTTAAAAGCGTATAAAGCTTGATAGTCGAGATAAAAAATGTCACAATCGCCGGTCCAAGGATCACACCCCAAAACCCAAATGTCGTGATACCTGCGAGCATCGCAAAGAATATAAGAAGTTCATTTATCTTTGTTGGTATTTTGACTAGCTTTGAGTTTATAAATTTAATAACAAGTGGCTTTAAAAGCGTATCAGCTGCAAATGAGATCACTACGATCGTATAAATTGCGATAGTTATCGCTGCTGCTGTGTTGCCATTTGCAAACTCATAAATGCTAATAGGCGCCCACGCCAAAATACCGCCAACAACTGGGATTAGTGAAGCAAAGCTAAAAAAGATGCCAGTTAGCACGCCGTCATAGCCGTAAAAGCTTGTGATAATAGCAAATAAAAAGCCTTGGATTATCATATTTGCAATGGTTGAGTAAAAAACGACACTCATCACGTTACCAACTTCGCTTAAAATAGACTCTGTGTCATCTTGCTTTAGCGGAAGTGCATATTTTAGATAGCTGATTAGTTCATTGCCATAAAGATTGCAAAAGAAGAAAAAGACCAAAATAATGATCATATCAACGCCAAATTTAAGGCTTAACTTGCCCAGGCTTGCAAGATTTGTCGCAAGTTGAGAAAAAAGCATCTTAATATCAAGTCCACCGATAAATTCTTTTATCTTTGGCTCTAAAAAATTTATCGACTCAGGCATCCTAAAATCATAATTTTTGATAAATTCGATAGTCTTTGTGACATTGTTTATATCAAAGCCAGCTGCGTATTTTGCGATCTCAACCACCGCATAAAGAAGTGGGGCGATAAATAAGCAAAGAAGTACAGATGTGGTAAGAGCCGATGAAAGCGTCTTGCGGTTTTTAGTGAGCGATAAAAATGCGATTTGGACATTTGAAACCGCGACAGCAAGCAGTGCAGCGATAAAAATATCAAGCAGATATGGTTTAAAAAGATAGACCACTAAAGCCAAAGCACAAAATACAAAAATTCCAAAAAATAGTCTATTGTTCATCTTGCTCCCTTAAAATGGGGTAATTATAGCAAATTTATCAAAGCTGCTAATTTGCTTCACAAATTTGCTCAATCTCTTTGCCATCAAGCTTGCAAAGCTAGCAAGTGTGGCTAGGCTTTTGGCATTTCTAGCATGCTACTGGTGCTTAGTAAATTTAGATAAATTTATAGTTTTACGCAAAATTTCTAGCTCAAAAGCTCCTATAAATTTAGCCTTTTACGTGCATTGAAAATTTGCCCCAATGATCCCACACTCATCACAGATTTGAACATATATAGTTCCCTCGCCATCTACTAGACTTCCAAGAGGAATTTGCGCTAGATATTTCATGCTTTTGCTACATTTTGGACATTTTAAATGCTCAGAATCTTGCTCCCACTGCGGATATCCACCAAGTAAAATTTCGCTATCTATCATATATGAGTAGTGAGCGCAAACCTCGCTAGCTAGCTCAAATTTTTGCCCATCGAGCGTTGCCACAGCATCTCTTAAATAATCTTCACTATCACCCTCGCCCACTATCTCTGTTTGCACGCTATTGCCGTCATTTTGGCAAAAATACTGCACAAGGCTAACGCATGTCGGGCAAAATTTAAGCACAGCGTCGTTTTTAAGCTCTAGCCCAAGTCGCTTTAGGCTCTCTTTTTTGATTGTAAATTCCAGCATCTCGCTGTTACAAAATTTACATTTTTCATCATTTGCTGCTTTAAATTTAATGCTTGCATCTGCGTTTTGGCTTGACTCACATGTAAAACACTTATCAAAAACTAGGCTTTTTCTCTTGCCGCTCTCATCAAAGCTCCAGCCAGCAACCTGAGCGTACGCGTCAGTATCGACGTAAAGCTTTGCTTTCCAAGGCTTTGGCGCTTTATAGAGCTTAAAAAATAGCTCCCTTACCACCTCATCGCCCTGCCAGGCAAGTGCGCAAAGGATGTGATTGATTTTTACCATATTCTCAGCGCCATTTAGACTATTTATGAGCTCATCTCTTAC from Campylobacter concisus includes these protein-coding regions:
- a CDS encoding HIT family protein, with the translated sequence MIYEDKFIKIEREDNELPWIKIFTIKPFRELSDCDEASRARLFEAMLVAEKAMLEFYKPTKINIASFGNYVPHVHIHVIARFSDDAFFPDSVWANPKRKSELVLPEFKKFAKFLEEKLRASFE
- a CDS encoding cache domain-containing protein; translation: MNKYKKYLNFYIVFIFIIVLGGLFYFLYSSYMAEKMQNNMRVFFDYQVKQLNKSIDDEKFSSMAISILLAQNESIQMCLLGQSRDECIKNIENLTKTLGAASMYNNIKLHIYDKDLKSYVRSWDLNRYGDMIASSRFLVQESRHQNKPMVGIEAWYAGTHIRAVSNVIRDGKIIGNIEVLLNFDSLGNYFKKQGIDLFVLLAKDKMPSRKSIPSDQILNDYYIENLSSANLNIVGFLRDINFKEYEFYVYKTHYFCVVPLIDASNTQIGYYVLHVNTNEKERNISQNYFESEELF
- a CDS encoding cytochrome C, which gives rise to MGEPHLCPKCKQRTIYFDGICYDCRQKEKLEFYQGLSKDEIKQKLKNVLAHTGEIGKYDEIYSDLVYIFYLHGICDEQIIKEVTKQGEYYPFEIYKNASSDVRDELINSLNGAENMVKINHILCALAWQGDEVVRELFFKLYKAPKPWKAKLYVDTDAYAQVAGWSFDESGKRKSLVFDKCFTCESSQNADASIKFKAANDEKCKFCNSEMLEFTIKKESLKRLGLELKNDAVLKFCPTCVSLVQYFCQNDGNSVQTEIVGEGDSEDYLRDAVATLDGQKFELASEVCAHYSYMIDSEILLGGYPQWEQDSEHLKCPKCSKSMKYLAQIPLGSLVDGEGTIYVQICDECGIIGANFQCT
- a CDS encoding AI-2E family transporter; this encodes MNNRLFFGIFVFCALALVVYLFKPYLLDIFIAALLAVAVSNVQIAFLSLTKNRKTLSSALTTSVLLCLFIAPLLYAVVEIAKYAAGFDINNVTKTIEFIKNYDFRMPESINFLEPKIKEFIGGLDIKMLFSQLATNLASLGKLSLKFGVDMIIILVFFFFCNLYGNELISYLKYALPLKQDDTESILSEVGNVMSVVFYSTIANMIIQGFLFAIITSFYGYDGVLTGIFFSFASLIPVVGGILAWAPISIYEFANGNTAAAITIAIYTIVVISFAADTLLKPLVIKFINSKLVKIPTKINELLIFFAMLAGITTFGFWGVILGPAIVTFFISTIKLYTLLRERNFV